The window GCCCAGCAGTGTCGCGTACAGCGTCCGGCTGTCGATCGTCATCGCGCGTCCTCGCGGTCAGGGTCCGCGCGCAGCCTATCAGGCCATCAAGCCGCTGTTCTCAGCCACACGAAAGTCGGAAGGCCCATAACCCGAAGGTCGCTGGTTCAAATCCAGCCCCCGCTACCAACTTGAGAGCCCCGGTGGGGTAACCCGCCGGGGCTCGTTGTCGTTCGGGCGACCCTTCGGCCCGCCCGCTTCCGCTCAGCTTCGCGCGGGCCCGTGCTCGGGCGCGGCGGCCGGCGGCGGCTCGTCGCTCTCGCGGAACTCGCTGGCGACGAAGTCGCGGCCCTTGCGCGCGAGCCAGAAGAGCCCGGCGCCGATCAGCGCCAGCGGCAGCAGCGAGAGGAAGATGGTGGTGAGGAAGAACGCCATCTTGTTCCGGCCGTTGCCGACGCCGCAGGCCGCGCAGGCCGCCGCGAGCGAAGGCAGCGAGAGAAGCGCCGCGGTGAGCAGCGCCACGCCAGGCGCCCGCAGGCCGCGCGGCCCGCTCACAGGTAGACCTTCCAGTAGAGCAGCGGCCAGACGAGCACGACGAAGTACCAGAAAATCTCGACCGCCCCGAGCGCCGATGGGCTCAGGCGCCGGGCGCGCATCGCGGCCACGGCCCAGCCGAGCGCGAAAACGGCGGCCAGCGCGTGCAGGCCGTGCGTGCCGATGATGACGTAGAAGAACGACCCGAGCTGGCTCGAGGTGAGCGTCAGGCCCTGGCGCAGCAGCGCCACCCACTCGGCGCCCTGCAGCAGAACGAAGGCCCCGCCCAGTCCCAGCGCGGCGAGCATCCACGGCTGCGCGGCGGGGGCGCCCGAGCGCCGGAAGCGCCGCCCGCCGATGAAAAGCGAAACGCCGCTCGCGAGCAGCGCCAGGGTGTTCAGCGCGGTGCGTTCGATGGGCAGCCGCGGCTGGCCGGGCGGCGGCCACATGCCGGGCATCGCCGAGCCCTGGACGATCGCGAACGCCGAGATGAACCCGGAGAAGAGCATGACCTCGGCGAACACGAACAGGGCCATGCCGATCGTGGCGTGGTGCGTGAACCGCCTGCCCTGTCGGGCGGCGAAGGCGGATTCCGGGAGAGTCTGCACGCTGCTCCTACGGTTTCGCGGCCTCGTGCGCTCCGCCGTGCCCCCCACCCGCGCCCCCATGCTCCGCGCCTTCCAGCGGCTGTGGAGGCAGGTGGTGGTAGCCGGCGTCCTTCTTCCAGTTCTGGCCGTCGCTCTTTTGCACGTCGGGGGCGACGCCCGCGTACAGCAGCACCATGAACATGAGCGCCAGACCGAGCAGCCAGTGGACGATGGGCTTTTCGATGTCGAGGTGCATGAAGTTCTTGGCGACGAGATAGGCCTTCACGAGCGCGACGCCGAAGGCCGTGATCAGCATGACGACGCGAATGCCGGTCATCGGACCGACGACGCTGATGACCAGCAGCACGACGAGGATGGCCCAGATCTTCACGTAGTTGCGATGGTGCCCCGCGGCCCCATGTCCCTGCGTCGCTGCCTGCGTGGTTCCGTGCGCGGACATGCTCTCCTCCGGCCTACTTGGCGATGTACAGCAGGGGGAACAGGAATATCCAGACGATGTCCACGAAGTGCCAGTAGATGCCGATGTTCTCGACCCGGTGCAGGTCCTGGTTCTTCCGCGCCGAGGCGGCGACCCACAGCATGATCACGGCGCCGACGATGACGTGGAACGCGTGCAGCCCGGCCGCGGTGTAGTAGTAGGACCAGAACCCGCCGTCCTGAAGCGTGAAGCCGCTTCGGATCTCGTCCGTCCACTCGACGGACTTGATGATGAGAAAGGTGAGCGCGCCGAGGCAGGTCAGATGGAGTAGCTTCGCGGCCTTCGGGCCGTTCCCCTCCTCCGCCGCGCGGTGCGCGAGCACCGCCGACAGGCTCGAGGTGAGCAGGACGAACGTGTTGGTGGCGCCGAACCACAGGTGCGTGTGCGCGGCCTGCTCGGCCCACTCGGGCTGGCCGAGCCGGTGCATGACGTACGAGACCAGCAGGCCGCCGAAGATCACGATCTCGGAGACCAGAACCCACCAGACCGCGAGCCGGCCCGTGGGGATGTTCATGGCGCTGCGCGTCGTCGCGATGGTCTTCACGCCGCGGGCCTCCTCAAACCTTCTCGTCCTGCGGCCAGAAGTCCCTCTCCCGGCCGGGAACGCTGTATTCGTACGGCCCGCGGTGCACCTCGGGCATGACCGCCCAGTTGCCGTGCGGCGGCGGGGAATCGGCCGTCCATTCGAGCGTGTTCGCGTTCCACGGGTTCTTCCCCACCTTCGGACCCTTGAACATGCTCCACACGAAGTTGATCAGGAACGGAATCTGGAACGCCAGCATGACGACCAGCGACACGGTGGCGGCGATCCGCATGTCGATCATCCACGGTTTCGACATGTGCTCGAAGTTCGAGTAGTCGAAGATGCGTCGGTGCTCGCCGGCCGCTCCGAGGATGAACAGCGGAATGAAGATGCCGTTGAACGGAATGATCGTTCCCCAGAAGTGCACCTTGCCCCAGAACTCGTTCAACTGGCGTCCGAACATCTTCGGGAACCAGAAGGTCACGCCCGACATGACGGCGATGATCGCGATGGGGAAGAAGGTGTAGTGGAAGTGCGCGACCACGAAGTAGGTGTCGTGGAAGAACACGTCCAGACCGCTCGAGCCGAGGTAGATGCCGGTCACGCCGCCGATCAGGAACTCGGCGATGAACGCGAGCGCCCACAGCATCGGAGTCGTCAGGCGGATCGAACCGCCGTAGAGCGTCGCGATGTACACGAAGCACATCTCGGCGACCGGAATCGAGATGAGCAGGGTCGTGACCGTGAACACGTTCGCCATGCGCGGGTCGATGCCGGCCACGAACTGGTGGT of the Candidatus Eisenbacteria bacterium genome contains:
- a CDS encoding cytochrome c oxidase subunit 3, encoding MQTLPESAFAARQGRRFTHHATIGMALFVFAEVMLFSGFISAFAIVQGSAMPGMWPPPGQPRLPIERTALNTLALLASGVSLFIGGRRFRRSGAPAAQPWMLAALGLGGAFVLLQGAEWVALLRQGLTLTSSQLGSFFYVIIGTHGLHALAAVFALGWAVAAMRARRLSPSALGAVEIFWYFVVLVWPLLYWKVYL
- a CDS encoding cytochrome c oxidase subunit 3, with product MNIPTGRLAVWWVLVSEIVIFGGLLVSYVMHRLGQPEWAEQAAHTHLWFGATNTFVLLTSSLSAVLAHRAAEEGNGPKAAKLLHLTCLGALTFLIIKSVEWTDEIRSGFTLQDGGFWSYYYTAAGLHAFHVIVGAVIMLWVAASARKNQDLHRVENIGIYWHFVDIVWIFLFPLLYIAK
- a CDS encoding cytochrome C oxidase subunit IV family protein translates to MSAHGTTQAATQGHGAAGHHRNYVKIWAILVVLLVISVVGPMTGIRVVMLITAFGVALVKAYLVAKNFMHLDIEKPIVHWLLGLALMFMVLLYAGVAPDVQKSDGQNWKKDAGYHHLPPQPLEGAEHGGAGGGHGGAHEAAKP